From the Solanum lycopersicum chromosome 10, SLM_r2.1 genome, one window contains:
- the LOC101248438 gene encoding small RNA degrading nuclease 1-like: MESKLESAKKEVLAEIVKLAQKREMKGSKGGWKDFLRSYDKKLGVSLSDPSKRSIDVLLAFLKTFSEDDLKFFDKVFQCHSNRDAVEKLQKSSPDSESPEQRLVRLTFEHPQYPIDYSFPSHEEDWLVTKRSKKSNFIQSKDMVAIDCEMVLCQDGTEALVRICAVDRNLEVKLNEFVNPNKPVVDYRTDITGITAGDLEGVSCSLANVQTSLKKLLSHGTILVGHSLHNDLRALKMDHARVIDTSYVFKYQGQAFSRRPSLSNLCKSVLGFDLRKIGSPHNCLDDAITAMKLVLAKLECGGDNIIPLVCEEAQEPAMSKLLVHRIPAAVHSQELHKVIPGDFTVEVKANKKGQADKYSALINFKTQHEANEAFDKLEGNQEKDIGGRPQKLVSFHLDSGVLGSCYVRKMDANNDSKDKEVTPKKRSLEDEEAVVESKKPKTEDQCKELKEAAGAGCNQCETHSMEIEKLKKDLAHRDEEISALNKIIVNLVRKQGF; encoded by the exons atGGAATCGAAACTTGAATCAGCCAAGAAAGAG gttCTTGCTGAAATTGTGAAGTTGGCTCAAAAGCGGGAGATGAAGGGAAGTAAAGGAGGGTGGAAAGATTTTTTGAGATCATACGACAAGAAGCTTGGGGTTAGCTTGAGTGACCCATCCAAGAGGTCCATTGATGTGCTGCTGGCATTTTTAAAGACGTTTAGTGAAGATGACTTAAAG TTTTTTGATAAGGTGTTTCAATGTCATTCAAACCGTGACGCTGTTGAGAAGCTCCAGAAAAGTTCACCGGACAGCGAATCCCCTGAACAG AGACTCGTTCGCTTAACTTTTGAGCACCCTCAATATCCGATAGACTACTCATTTCCATCACACGAGGAG GATTGGTTAGTCACCAAAAGGAGtaaaaaatctaatttcatTCAATCAAAGGACATGGTTGCAATCGATTGTGAAATGGTCCTTTGCCAAGATGGCACTGAAGCTTTAGTCAGAATCTGTGCCGTGGACCGTAATTTAGAG GTTAAACTCAATGAATTTGTGAATCCCAACAAACCAGTTGTAGATTACAGAACTGACATTACTGGTATAACTGCTGGAGATTTAGAAGGAGTTTCTTGTTCATTGGCTAATGTACAG ACATCCCTGAAGAAGCTATTATCACATGGAACCATATTGGTTGGTCATAGTTTACACAATGATCTTCGTG CTTTGAAGATGGATCATGCAAGAGTGATTGACACATCATATGTATTCAAATATCAGGGTCAAGCTTTTAGTAGAAGACCTTCTTTAAGCAACTTGTGTAAG TCTGTTTTAGGGTTTGACCTTCGAAAGATAGGCTCTCCACATAATTGTCTAGATGATGCGATTACTGCAATGAAACTTGTTCTTGCCAAGCTTGAATGTGGAGGTGATAATATCATACCATTGGTTTGTGAGGAG GCGCAGGAGCCCGCGATGTCAAAGCTACTTGTCCACAGAATACCTGCGGCTGTTCATAGTCAAGAGTTGCACAAAGTTATTCCTGGCGACTTTACTGTGGAAGTTAAG GCTAATAAAAAAGGGCAAGCAGACAAGTATTCTGCtttgatcaacttcaaaacTCAGCACGAGGCGAATGAGGCATTCGATAAACTTGAAGGCAACCAAGAGAAG GATATTGGTGGACGACCACAGAAGCTCGTTTCATTTCATCTTGATTCTGGTGTATTAGGGTCTTGTTATGTTCGTAAGATGGATGCCAATAATGATTCTAAAGATAAAGAGGTCACGCCAAAGAAGAGGTCACTTGAAGATGAAGAGGCCGTTGTAGAGTCAAAGAAACCAAAAACAGAAGACCAATGTAAAGAACTCAAGGAGGCTGCTGGTGCAGGTTGTAATCAGTGTGAAACTCATTCGATGGAGATTGAGAAACTAAAGAAAGATTTAGCCCACAGAGACGAAGAGATCTCCGCGTTGAACAAAATCATCGTTAACCTTGTGAGGAAACAAGGATTTTAA
- the LOC101248731 gene encoding zinc finger protein JACKDAW, translated as MMSGDVFSFPSSVKAVLPHHHQELQTANPNPKPNTSSKKRRNLPGTPDPDAEVIALSPKSLMATNRFICEICNKGFQRDQNLQLHRRGHNLPWKLKQRNKLEQVKKKVYICPEKTCIHHDPSRALGDLTGIKKHFSRKHGEKKWKCEKCSKKYAVQSDWKAHSKTCGTREYKCDCGTLFSRKDSFITHRAFCDALAEESSRITSVGATNLINFPNTATLLNQQQANLHGGFAGCRPDFGSYTTGNNNSLHQQQQQKPRLSLWLDQQAANHNNPLQISSSSNLFDSSITGGFQEMIQMQSQNVFGSSNSTSANFSIAEAYNSLYSDSQNSQLTKQNSTTPMSATALLQKAAQMGSTKSNQSTFFSNNFSKLNSSSSSSPNTPTFTSLQSCETTDQIFAKKSEDYTTSLLQSNNGLFGCPNFTSSGINKSINLDEAIMQTVGMHNTQAVSMNGMDNCLTRDFLGIKHEGNCQFLPQEIVKFASMNSSAMGLSHLQ; from the exons atgatgTCTGGAGATGTGTTTTCATTTCCTTCTTCTGTTAAAGCAGTActtcctcatcatcatcaagaacttcaaacagcaaaccctaaccctaaacctaataCTTCttccaaaaaaagaagaaatcttcCAGGAACACCAG ATCCAGATGCTGAAGTTATTGCACTCTCACCAAAGTCACTCATGGCAACAAACAGATTCATATGTGAGATTTGCAATAAGGGTTTTCAAAGGGACCAAAATTTGCAACTTCATAGAAGAGGACACAATCTTCCATGGAAGCTAAAGCAAAGAAACAAGCTAGAACAAGTGAAGAAGAAAGTGTATATATGTCCAGAAAAGACATGTATTCACCACGATCCATCGCGTGCACTTGGCGACCTAACTGGAATTAAGAAACATTTTAGTAGAAAACATGGAGAAAAGAAGTGGAAATGTGAAAAATGTTCAAAGAAATATGCAGTTCAATCAGATTGGAAAGCTCATAGTAAAACTTGTGGAACTAGAGAGTACAAATGTGACTGTGGCACACTCTTTTCAAg AAAGGATAGTTTTATCACACACAGAGCTTTCTGTGATGCTTTAGCTGAGGAGAGTTCAAGAATCACATCAGTTGGGGCTACCAATTTGATCAACTTCCCAAATACTGCAACTTTATTGAACCAACAACAAGCAAATTTACATGGCGGATTCGCAGGATGTAGACCAGATTTTGGTAGTTACACAACTGGTAATAACAATTCACTTCATCAGCAGCAGCAGCAAAAACCAAGATTATCACTATGGTTAGATCAACAAGCAGCTAATCATAATAATCCTCTTCAAATATCTTCAAGTTCGAATCTTTTTGACAGTTCAATCACAGGGGGTTTCCAAGAAATGATCCAAATGCAATCTCAAAATGTATTTGGATCATCTAATTCGACATCTGCGAACTTTTCAATAGCTGAAGCATACAATTCTCTGTATTCCGATAGTCAAAACAGCCAATTAACCAAACAAAATTCGACCACACCAATGTCTGCTACTGCACTTCTACAGAAAGCAGCACAAATGGGCTCTACAAAAAGCAATCAATCAACTTTCTTTAGCAACAATTTCAGCAAACTGaactcttcttcttcatcttcccCAAATACACCAACTTTTACCAGTTTACAGAGTTGTGAAACAACAGATCAAATTTTCGCCAAGAAATCTGAAGATTACACAACTTCGTTGTTACAGAGCAACAACGGGCTATTTGGGTGTCCGAATTTCACTTCTTCAGGGATTAATAAGTCGATTAATTTGGATGAGGCAATTATGCAAACAGTTGGTATGCATAATACTCAAGCAGTTTCAATGAACGGTATGGATAATTGTTTAACAAGAGATTTTTTGGGAATTAAACATGAAGGGAATTGCCAGTTTTTGCCACAAGAGATTGTTAAGTTTGCTTCGATGAACAGTTCAGCTATGGGATTAAGCCATTTACAGTAA
- the LOC101250069 gene encoding BAG family molecular chaperone regulator 5, mitochondrial-like — MENLFNWSQPARRRCSSRGKPVQSVHEKPAGIKPATKVVQIPVHSVSSVPDRSQKPDELAQAEAPDRTSASALRIQKVFRGYMVRKNVKRIMSIRREVDEIERKLLFGETAELIRRDEMERVRVNETLMSLLFKLDSIRGIDSGVRECRKGVIKKAISLQENVDSIVSGS; from the coding sequence ATGGAGAATCTCTTCAATTGGTCCCAGCCAGCTCGCCGTCGCTGTTCCTCGAGAGGAAAACCAGTACAATCGGTCCACGAGAAACCTGCCGGAATAAAGCCGGCAACGAAGGTCGTTCAGATTCCGGTCCACTCCGTCAGTTCCGTTCCAGATCGGTCACAGAAACCTGATGAGTTGGCGCAGGCGGAGGCGCCTGATAGAACATCTGCTTCAGCGTTAAGGATCCAGAAGGTATTTCGTGGTTATATGGTGAGGAAAAACGTGAAGAGAATTATGTCAATACGAAGAGAGGTGGATGAGATTGAACGGAAGCTTTTATTCGGCGAAACGGCGGAGTTGATTCGGAGAGACGAAATGGAAAGGGTACGGGTGAATGAAACGTTAATGTCTCTGCTTTTCAAGCTGGACTCCATTCGTGGAATTGATTCTGGTGTTAGAGAGTGCAGAAAGGGTGTAATTAAGAAGGCCATATCCTTGCAAGAAAACGTTGACTCCATTGTTTCCGGCagctaa